One window of the bacterium genome contains the following:
- a CDS encoding energy transducer TonB, whose amino-acid sequence MSTFTLPSGQDHHFRERAFKRSFFVSIGIHVVILVAAGSMTFFRMSGTTYAPSYSVDLVSLPSPKPAPAAKPAPAVKPVPKQVKEQLEPEVQDKAAKSAAPPPPLETMEEMKTSGGDETARLARRKKIEELEMETRRLYESFSSEKDITTEDRTQPDETGAVGPPVANAPTGGNDIPSNIKFRAYYNRIWAQIRSSWVPQGETSEASLLTVVGIRIAPNGVIEQSWIEKRSGNDYYDQSALRAIRKASPLPPLPEELSDKPLEVGINFIPQGLDR is encoded by the coding sequence TTGTCCACATTCACACTCCCATCAGGTCAAGATCATCACTTCAGGGAAAGAGCCTTCAAGCGTTCCTTCTTCGTTTCCATTGGAATCCATGTCGTCATTCTGGTAGCTGCCGGAAGCATGACTTTTTTTCGTATGTCAGGTACGACCTATGCGCCCTCCTACTCCGTGGATCTGGTTTCCCTGCCCTCGCCGAAACCGGCACCCGCCGCAAAGCCGGCCCCGGCAGTGAAACCGGTCCCCAAACAGGTCAAGGAGCAGCTCGAACCGGAAGTTCAGGACAAGGCTGCCAAGTCTGCTGCCCCTCCTCCGCCTTTGGAAACCATGGAAGAGATGAAGACATCAGGCGGCGACGAAACAGCCCGTCTTGCGCGGCGCAAAAAGATCGAGGAGCTGGAAATGGAGACCAGGCGTCTCTATGAGTCGTTTTCGAGTGAGAAAGATATCACCACGGAAGATCGAACCCAACCTGATGAAACAGGTGCCGTTGGCCCGCCTGTGGCAAACGCTCCCACAGGAGGGAACGACATACCTTCAAACATAAAGTTCAGGGCTTACTATAATCGCATATGGGCCCAGATCAGGTCCTCATGGGTCCCCCAAGGTGAAACTTCCGAGGCCAGCCTGCTTACGGTAGTCGGGATAAGGATCGCGCCGAACGGGGTGATAGAACAGTCCTGGATCGAGAAAAGGTCTGGCAACGATTACTACGACCAGTCAGCTCTGCGTGCTATCAGAAAGGCCAGCCCCCTGCCGCCCCTGCCGGAGGAACTGAGCGACAAGCCGCTGGAGGTGGGGATTAACTTCATTCCGCAAGGACTTGATAGATGA
- the tolQ gene encoding protein TolQ, translated as MTFLDMIIARIATGQIGSEVELGVFSMIARAGFVVQLVLITLLFMSVMTWAIIFYKWRMFRQAERENHRFHNLFLNQQRLSLIHEGTENMTFSPVASIFRAGYIELVRVSRSRQQQPQNFPVEPAGLIKEVAGFENISRALSKAAETELTRLEKALPFLATTGSTAPFIGLFGTVWGIMNAFRSIGLAGSASLISVAPGISEALVATAAGLAAAIPAVVGYNFFIQKIRILDNDMRTFTAEFLNIIDRHFRRND; from the coding sequence TTGACTTTTTTAGATATGATCATTGCCCGGATCGCGACCGGACAAATAGGCAGCGAAGTGGAGCTAGGGGTGTTCTCCATGATAGCCCGGGCAGGATTTGTCGTACAGTTGGTCCTGATCACCCTTCTGTTCATGTCGGTAATGACCTGGGCCATTATTTTCTATAAATGGAGGATGTTCAGGCAGGCAGAGCGTGAGAATCACCGATTCCACAACCTTTTCCTGAATCAGCAGCGGCTCAGCCTTATCCATGAGGGCACCGAGAACATGACCTTCTCTCCGGTAGCGTCCATTTTCAGGGCCGGCTATATCGAGCTGGTAAGAGTTTCCCGCTCCAGGCAGCAGCAGCCCCAGAACTTCCCGGTGGAGCCCGCGGGGCTTATCAAGGAGGTTGCCGGCTTCGAAAACATAAGCCGGGCCCTGTCCAAAGCTGCCGAGACGGAGCTCACACGTCTGGAAAAGGCCCTGCCCTTTCTTGCCACCACGGGTAGTACTGCGCCCTTTATAGGGTTGTTTGGCACGGTTTGGGGCATCATGAACGCATTCCGTAGTATCGGCCTGGCCGGTAGCGCCAGCCTGATCTCTGTAGCTCCAGGTATTTCCGAAGCTCTGGTGGCCACAGCTGCGGGCCTTGCCGCAGCGATCCCGGCTGTCGTGGGTTATAACTTCTTCATTCAGAAAATACGGATTCTTGATAACGACATGAGGACCTTTACAGCAGAATTTCTGAACATTATTGATCGCCACTTCAGGAGAAATGACTGA
- a CDS encoding ExbD/TolR family protein — protein MALPGGFNRRIMSDINVTPLVDVMLVLLIVFMVTAPMLKSGVDVQLPTAGMAPLNQGERAVTISIDRSGGIHLERHSFTLSEFRRRAPVVLSELGGRPVYLRGDSRIPYGTIVAVMSVLKGAGVERIGLVTEPDLGQAGRP, from the coding sequence ATGGCACTTCCGGGCGGTTTTAACAGGCGGATAATGTCTGATATCAACGTCACGCCCCTCGTGGATGTGATGCTGGTGCTGCTGATCGTTTTCATGGTGACTGCGCCCATGCTTAAATCAGGTGTCGATGTACAACTCCCCACTGCGGGTATGGCTCCACTGAACCAGGGTGAGCGTGCTGTAACCATCAGTATTGACAGGAGTGGGGGAATCCACCTTGAGCGCCATAGCTTCACCCTTTCCGAGTTTCGCAGAAGGGCCCCCGTAGTCCTGTCGGAGCTCGGAGGCCGACCTGTTTACCTGAGGGGGGACTCCCGGATCCCTTACGGAACCATTGTGGCTGTCATGTCGGTTCTGAAGGGTGCAGGTGTGGAAAGGATCGGTCTGGTCACAGAACCGGATCTTGGTCAGGCAGGGCGGCCGTAA